In one window of Leifsonia sp. NPDC080035 DNA:
- a CDS encoding LacI family DNA-binding transcriptional regulator, whose product MNDSSTASAGARPTLAAVAKLAGVSNSTASLAFSGTGPVSDATRERVLAAAKQLGYAGPDPRARSLRRGRSGIVGVVMEERVRDAFRDPIKIALLDGITEEIAAVDAGLLILTDAGEAAQRIEDAPMDAVVLIGCSPRLDESVAALRQRGIPLVAIEGDPADDVLTIGQDNREASRIAAQHLRDLGHRDVAVVTLSLTRDRARGPLTPDAIASASSTTALDRLAGAHDVFPGAGGWVTRGSFVEEGRIAGTALLSDPARRPTAIIAQSDLLAAGVIRAAEELGLEVPADLSVVGFDGVRVDGLWPYDLTTLVQPAVDKGRAAGRAVVDMLEGAAAQPSSFTSVFHQGNTTAAPATPPKGA is encoded by the coding sequence GTGAACGACAGCAGCACAGCCTCCGCGGGCGCCCGGCCGACGCTTGCCGCGGTCGCCAAGCTGGCGGGCGTCTCGAACTCGACGGCGTCCCTCGCCTTCTCCGGCACGGGGCCCGTCTCCGACGCCACCCGCGAGCGCGTGCTCGCCGCCGCGAAGCAGCTCGGCTACGCCGGGCCGGACCCGCGCGCGAGGTCGCTGCGCCGCGGTCGCTCGGGCATCGTCGGCGTGGTGATGGAGGAGCGCGTGCGCGACGCCTTCCGCGACCCGATCAAGATCGCCCTGCTCGACGGCATCACCGAGGAGATCGCGGCGGTCGACGCTGGCCTGCTCATCCTCACCGACGCGGGGGAGGCGGCGCAGCGCATCGAGGACGCCCCGATGGACGCGGTGGTGCTCATCGGCTGCAGCCCGCGGCTGGACGAGTCGGTCGCCGCCCTGCGCCAGCGCGGCATCCCGCTCGTGGCCATCGAGGGCGACCCGGCGGACGACGTGCTCACCATCGGCCAGGACAATCGCGAGGCGTCGAGGATCGCCGCCCAGCACCTCCGCGACCTCGGCCACCGCGACGTCGCGGTCGTCACGCTCTCGCTGACCAGGGACAGGGCCCGCGGCCCGCTCACCCCCGACGCGATCGCGTCGGCGTCCTCCACCACCGCGCTCGACCGGCTCGCCGGGGCGCACGACGTCTTCCCCGGCGCCGGCGGCTGGGTCACGCGCGGCTCGTTCGTGGAGGAGGGGCGCATCGCCGGGACCGCGCTGCTCTCCGACCCGGCACGGCGTCCCACCGCGATCATCGCGCAGAGCGACCTGCTGGCCGCCGGCGTGATCCGGGCCGCAGAGGAGCTGGGCCTCGAGGTGCCCGCCGACCTCAGCGTCGTCGGGTTCGACGGTGTGCGCGTCGACGGCCTCTGGCCGTACGACCTCACCACGCTCGTGCAGCCCGCGGTCGACAAGGGCCGCGCCGCCGGCCGGGCGGTCGTCGACATGCTGGAGGGCGCCGCCGCGCAGCCCTCCTCGTTCACGAGCGTGTTCCACCAGGGCAACACCACCGCGGCCCCCGCCACCCCGCCGAAGGGCGCGTAG
- a CDS encoding MATE family efflux transporter, whose translation MPLVGRLKRPLDREILRLAVPALGALVAEPLFLLADSALVGHLGVAPLAGLGIASAVLQTIVGLMVFLAYSTTPAVARRLGAGDERGAVAAGVDGCWLALGLGIVLAIAGWLAAPFLVGLFGASAAVTGQAAVYLTLSMLGLPAMLLVFAATGLLRGLQDTRTPLAVAVAGFAANILLNVLFIYGMRLGIAGSALGTVVAQWGMVVVYVVIVARHARRAGAPLLPHHAGIGRTARAGGWLLLRTASLRAAMLLAVFAATRLGPDELAAFQVTMTVFATLAFALDALAIAAQALVGKGLGAGELEDVREVLRRCVQWGIGAGVVLGVVTIALSPVAAGLFTGDASVASLLPVALAIIGVSAPLGGYVFVLDGVLIGAGDARYLALTGVVNVAVFVPLAVAVVAWGSHDAGGLAALTAAFAFGYLGARAVTLGLRARGRVWMRAGAEV comes from the coding sequence GTGCCCCTCGTCGGACGCCTGAAGCGTCCCCTCGACCGGGAGATCCTGCGGCTCGCCGTGCCCGCGCTCGGCGCCCTCGTCGCCGAGCCGCTGTTCCTGCTCGCCGACTCCGCGCTCGTCGGGCACCTCGGCGTCGCGCCGCTCGCCGGTCTCGGAATCGCCAGTGCCGTGCTGCAGACCATCGTCGGGCTCATGGTCTTCCTCGCCTACTCCACCACTCCCGCCGTCGCACGCCGGCTGGGCGCGGGCGACGAGCGCGGGGCCGTGGCCGCCGGGGTCGACGGCTGCTGGCTGGCCCTCGGCCTCGGCATCGTGCTGGCCATCGCCGGCTGGCTCGCCGCTCCGTTCCTCGTCGGGCTGTTCGGCGCCTCCGCCGCGGTCACCGGCCAGGCCGCCGTCTACCTCACGCTCTCCATGCTCGGCCTGCCCGCGATGCTCCTCGTGTTCGCGGCAACCGGCCTGCTGCGCGGCCTGCAGGACACCCGGACCCCGCTCGCGGTCGCCGTCGCGGGATTCGCGGCGAACATCCTGCTGAACGTCCTCTTCATCTATGGGATGCGCCTCGGCATCGCCGGCTCGGCCCTCGGCACGGTCGTCGCGCAGTGGGGGATGGTCGTCGTCTACGTCGTGATCGTCGCGCGGCACGCCCGCCGGGCCGGGGCGCCGCTGCTCCCGCACCACGCCGGGATCGGCCGCACCGCCCGCGCCGGCGGCTGGCTGCTCCTGCGCACCGCGAGCCTGCGGGCCGCGATGCTGCTCGCGGTGTTCGCCGCGACCCGGCTCGGACCGGACGAGCTCGCCGCCTTCCAGGTGACGATGACCGTGTTCGCGACCCTCGCGTTCGCGCTCGACGCCCTCGCGATCGCGGCGCAGGCGCTCGTCGGGAAGGGCCTCGGCGCCGGCGAGCTGGAGGACGTCCGCGAAGTGCTCCGGCGCTGCGTGCAGTGGGGGATCGGCGCGGGCGTCGTTCTCGGCGTCGTCACGATCGCGCTCAGTCCGGTCGCGGCCGGGCTGTTCACCGGCGACGCGTCCGTCGCCTCGCTGCTGCCGGTCGCCCTCGCCATCATCGGCGTGAGCGCTCCGCTCGGCGGGTATGTCTTCGTGCTCGACGGTGTGCTGATCGGAGCCGGGGACGCCCGCTACCTCGCGCTCACCGGCGTCGTCAACGTTGCCGTGTTCGTGCCGCTCGCGGTCGCCGTCGTCGCGTGGGGGTCGCACGACGCGGGGGGCCTTGCTGCGCTCACGGCCGCCTTCGCCTTCGGCTACCTGGGCGCGCGGGCCGTGACGCTCGGCCTGCGCGCCCGGGGCCGCGTGTGGATGCGAGCCGGCGCGGAGGTGTGA
- a CDS encoding fasciclin domain-containing protein produces MRTTKLHAAAFGVLAAAALALTACSSGAGSSSTDTGKAMMSPSPSASASMDPAADLVGPGCAAYAKQVPSGSGSVAGMAEDPVATAASNNPLLTTLVSAVSGKLNAKVNLVDTLNGGQFTVFAPVDDAFKKIDAATIDSLKTDAGAATLTKILTYHVVPGQIAPKDIVGTHKTVEGGEVTVTGSGDSLKVNDANVICGGVHTANATVYLIDGVLMPTK; encoded by the coding sequence ATGCGCACCACCAAGCTCCACGCCGCGGCGTTCGGCGTCCTCGCTGCCGCCGCCCTCGCCCTCACCGCCTGCTCGTCGGGCGCCGGATCCTCATCCACCGACACCGGGAAGGCGATGATGTCGCCTTCCCCGTCGGCGAGCGCATCCATGGATCCCGCCGCCGACCTCGTCGGCCCGGGTTGCGCCGCCTACGCGAAGCAGGTGCCGTCCGGTTCCGGCTCGGTCGCCGGGATGGCGGAGGACCCGGTGGCGACCGCCGCCAGCAACAACCCGCTGCTCACCACCCTCGTGTCCGCCGTCTCCGGCAAGCTCAACGCGAAGGTGAACCTGGTCGACACCCTCAACGGCGGCCAGTTCACGGTCTTCGCGCCGGTCGACGACGCGTTCAAGAAGATCGACGCCGCCACGATCGACTCGCTGAAGACGGACGCCGGCGCGGCGACCCTGACGAAGATCCTGACGTACCACGTCGTCCCCGGCCAGATCGCGCCGAAGGACATCGTCGGCACCCACAAGACGGTCGAGGGCGGCGAGGTCACGGTGACCGGCTCGGGCGACAGCCTCAAGGTGAACGACGCGAACGTCATCTGCGGCGGCGTCCACACCGCCAACGCGACGGTCTACCTGATCGACGGCGTGCTGATGCCGACGAAGTAG
- a CDS encoding molybdopterin-dependent oxidoreductase — protein MRRRTATYAWAAAAGAVSGGVFLAIAELVAVLVANDAGPVLAVGSFVIDIVPRPAKELAIQLFGSNDKLFLLASLGIAVLVGAIVAGILERLRRFAGAGLMLVAGVAAVAATVTRTGAATLAFLPSALGALAGAASLVLLVDRLRAWRPAAAAEARSPLGRRRFLVALAAAAVGAAVVGAGSLLGSAATSSIAAVRAALRLPAPRSRVRIPDGASLDVPGISPLFTANRDFYRVDTALTVPSVDPGTWRLAIGGLVAEPVRLSFDDLLRMGLHEYSITMTCVSNEVGGNLVGSARWLGVPVRDVLALARPRRGADMVLSRSVDGFTASTPLEALTDPGRDAILAVGMNGEPLPLEHGFPVRMVVPGLYGYVSATKWLTELKVTTFAADQAYWTPRGYSPKAPIKLSSRIDTPRIDRAVPAGPTTIAGVAWAQHTGVRSVEVRIDGGDWRPARLSTPVNADTWVQWSLPWEATSGTHTLSVRATDAAGRVQEEKRTPIAPDGSTGWQSTLVRVS, from the coding sequence ATGAGACGCAGAACGGCCACGTATGCCTGGGCCGCCGCCGCGGGAGCGGTGAGCGGTGGCGTGTTCCTCGCGATCGCGGAGCTGGTCGCCGTGCTCGTCGCGAACGATGCGGGCCCCGTGCTCGCGGTCGGGTCCTTCGTGATCGACATCGTGCCGCGCCCGGCGAAGGAGCTCGCCATCCAGCTGTTCGGTTCGAACGACAAGCTGTTCCTGCTCGCGAGCCTCGGCATCGCGGTGCTCGTCGGCGCCATCGTGGCCGGAATCCTCGAACGCCTGCGGCGCTTCGCGGGAGCCGGACTGATGCTGGTCGCGGGAGTCGCGGCGGTGGCCGCCACCGTCACCCGCACGGGTGCGGCAACGCTCGCCTTCCTGCCGTCAGCGCTGGGTGCGCTCGCCGGTGCAGCGTCGCTCGTTCTCCTGGTCGACCGGCTGCGCGCGTGGCGGCCGGCGGCGGCCGCCGAGGCGCGGTCCCCGCTCGGCCGGCGCCGGTTCCTGGTCGCGCTCGCCGCCGCCGCGGTCGGAGCAGCGGTCGTCGGAGCGGGCTCGCTGCTCGGCTCCGCCGCGACGTCGTCGATCGCCGCGGTGCGCGCGGCGCTCCGGCTGCCCGCGCCGCGCTCGCGGGTCCGCATCCCGGACGGCGCCTCGCTCGACGTGCCGGGGATCAGTCCGCTCTTCACGGCGAATCGCGACTTCTACCGCGTGGACACGGCTCTGACCGTGCCGTCGGTCGACCCTGGCACGTGGCGGCTGGCGATCGGCGGGCTGGTGGCCGAGCCGGTGCGGCTGAGTTTCGACGATCTGCTCCGGATGGGCCTGCACGAGTACTCGATCACGATGACGTGCGTCTCGAACGAGGTCGGGGGCAACCTCGTCGGCTCGGCGCGCTGGCTGGGCGTGCCCGTGCGGGACGTTCTCGCGCTCGCCCGTCCGCGCCGCGGCGCCGACATGGTGCTCTCGCGCAGCGTCGACGGCTTCACGGCGAGCACGCCGCTGGAGGCGCTCACCGATCCGGGCAGGGACGCCATCCTCGCGGTCGGGATGAACGGCGAGCCGCTCCCGCTCGAGCACGGCTTCCCCGTCCGGATGGTGGTACCCGGCCTGTACGGTTACGTCTCGGCGACCAAGTGGCTCACCGAGCTGAAGGTCACCACCTTCGCCGCGGATCAGGCGTACTGGACGCCGCGCGGATACAGCCCGAAGGCGCCGATCAAGCTGTCGAGCCGCATCGACACCCCGCGCATCGACCGCGCCGTCCCCGCCGGCCCGACGACCATCGCCGGGGTCGCCTGGGCGCAGCACACGGGCGTGCGCAGCGTCGAGGTGCGCATCGACGGCGGCGACTGGCGGCCCGCGCGTCTCTCCACGCCCGTGAACGCCGACACCTGGGTGCAATGGTCGCTGCCGTGGGAGGCGACCAGCGGCACGCACACGCTGTCCGTGCGCGCGACGGACGCCGCCGGGCGCGTCCAGGAGGAGAAGCGCACCCCGATCGCGCCCGACGGCTCCACCGGGTGGCAGAGCACCCTGGTGCGCGTCAGCTGA
- a CDS encoding amidohydrolase — translation MDLEALYRDLHAHPELSFAEHRTAGVVAGHLTELGLEVHTGVGRTGVAGVLRNGDGPTVLLRADMDGLPVREDTGLEWASTQTVEDEHGNSVPVMHACGHDIHITCLLGAVERLAATRDDWSGTVVAVFQPAEEHGGGAQVMVEDGLYSRVPVPDVVLGQHVTPFPAGMVGAHSGPAMAAVDAFEVTLHGRGGHGSRPETTIDPVVMAAATVMRLQTVVSREIAAQETAVVTVGTLHAGTKNNIIAADATLGISVRSFSEEVRAKTLGAVDRIIRAEAQASGAVQEPEVSWGERYPVTVNDPDATARVNAAFAAEFGEQAVLEPGALSGSEDVGNLATAAGVPLVYWMLGGGDPEKVLAAMAAGTVESDIPSNHSPHFAPLAQPTIGIGVRALVVAAREWLRPVS, via the coding sequence ATGGATCTCGAAGCCCTGTACCGCGACCTGCACGCCCATCCCGAGCTCTCCTTCGCAGAGCACCGCACCGCCGGCGTCGTCGCCGGACACCTCACCGAGCTGGGCCTCGAGGTCCACACCGGCGTCGGCAGAACCGGCGTCGCGGGGGTGCTGCGCAACGGCGACGGACCCACGGTGCTGCTGCGCGCCGACATGGACGGGCTCCCGGTCCGCGAGGACACCGGACTCGAGTGGGCCTCCACCCAGACCGTCGAGGATGAGCACGGCAACTCCGTCCCGGTGATGCACGCGTGCGGCCACGACATCCACATCACCTGCCTGCTCGGCGCGGTGGAGCGGCTGGCCGCCACGCGCGACGACTGGAGCGGCACCGTCGTCGCCGTGTTCCAGCCCGCGGAGGAGCACGGCGGCGGTGCTCAGGTGATGGTCGAGGACGGCCTGTACTCGAGGGTGCCGGTGCCGGACGTGGTGCTCGGCCAGCACGTCACGCCGTTCCCCGCCGGGATGGTCGGTGCGCACTCCGGGCCGGCCATGGCCGCGGTGGATGCGTTCGAGGTGACGCTGCACGGCCGCGGCGGCCACGGCTCCCGCCCCGAGACGACCATCGACCCCGTCGTCATGGCCGCCGCGACCGTCATGCGTCTGCAGACCGTGGTCTCGCGCGAGATCGCGGCGCAGGAGACCGCCGTCGTCACCGTCGGCACGCTGCACGCCGGGACGAAGAACAACATCATCGCGGCGGACGCGACTCTCGGCATCAGCGTGCGCAGCTTCTCGGAGGAGGTGCGCGCGAAGACGCTCGGCGCCGTCGACCGGATCATCCGCGCCGAGGCGCAGGCGAGCGGAGCGGTCCAGGAGCCCGAGGTGTCGTGGGGCGAGCGCTATCCCGTGACCGTCAACGATCCGGACGCGACCGCACGCGTGAACGCCGCGTTCGCCGCGGAGTTCGGCGAGCAGGCGGTGCTGGAACCGGGCGCGCTCTCCGGCAGCGAGGACGTCGGCAACCTGGCGACGGCCGCAGGTGTGCCGCTCGTCTACTGGATGCTCGGCGGCGGCGACCCGGAGAAGGTGCTGGCGGCGATGGCGGCCGGGACCGTGGAGTCGGACATCCCCTCCAACCACTCCCCGCACTTCGCACCGCTCGCGCAGCCGACCATCGGCATCGGCGTCCGGGCCCTCGTCGTCGCGGCGCGGGAATGGCTGCGACCCGTCAGCTGA
- a CDS encoding MBL fold metallo-hydrolase, giving the protein MELTILGAASHYPKPGAPCSGALLEHDGTAVLVDAGPGTLAELQRYRSPADLDAIWISHVHADHTADLLPLYYALRFGDLPERPPVPVLGPPDLRKRLVAFLGGGAEDGIDAAFAFTSLADRDARRIGAIDLTWRAVDHDVPAWALRAEAGAASIVVTGDAAPCTALQELAAGCDLLLAEAGAEREDAHPAHLTPEQAGALADTADASRLVLTHLALTLDPADAARRAATRYDGPVEVAVSGARVSVGLPTVEA; this is encoded by the coding sequence ATGGAGCTCACGATCCTCGGCGCCGCCAGCCACTACCCGAAGCCGGGAGCCCCGTGCTCCGGCGCGCTCCTCGAGCACGACGGTACGGCCGTGCTCGTCGACGCGGGGCCGGGGACCCTCGCGGAGCTGCAGCGGTACCGCTCGCCCGCGGACCTGGACGCCATCTGGATCTCGCACGTGCACGCCGACCACACGGCCGACCTGCTGCCCCTCTACTACGCGCTGCGCTTCGGCGACCTCCCCGAGCGGCCACCCGTCCCGGTCCTCGGGCCGCCGGACCTGCGCAAGCGTCTCGTCGCGTTCCTCGGCGGGGGAGCGGAGGACGGGATCGACGCGGCGTTCGCGTTCACGTCGCTGGCCGACAGGGACGCCCGCCGCATCGGCGCCATCGACCTCACCTGGCGGGCGGTCGACCACGACGTGCCGGCATGGGCGCTCCGCGCGGAGGCGGGTGCCGCATCCATCGTCGTCACGGGCGACGCGGCACCGTGCACCGCCCTTCAGGAGCTGGCGGCGGGATGCGACCTGCTGCTCGCGGAGGCCGGCGCCGAGCGCGAGGACGCGCATCCGGCCCACCTCACCCCCGAGCAGGCGGGCGCGCTCGCCGACACCGCCGACGCGTCCCGGCTGGTCCTCACGCACCTCGCGCTCACCCTGGACCCGGCGGACGCCGCGCGACGCGCCGCGACCCGATACGACGGTCCGGTGGAGGTCGCCGTGTCCGGTGCCCGAGTGTCGGTGGGGCTTCCTACAGTGGAGGCATGA